From Marivirga harenae, one genomic window encodes:
- a CDS encoding DNA alkylation repair protein, with protein sequence MTAQEFIATLKIISKEYPKGIPKREIFSLSKEFQYMPVKEVLKLIRKKNSDYRLGAISILDWKARNKKTTPEEKYKIYTGYIENHEYIDDWGMVDRAAPYVVGGYLYDKDRKPLYELAESTNPMERRTSIVSTYYFIRKNEIEDTFKIAELLVNDTEHFVQTAVGSWVREAGKRDEKRLKAFLKDHAATIPRVTLRLAIEKFDLETRKYYLGLCKQK encoded by the coding sequence ATGACTGCTCAAGAATTTATTGCTACTCTAAAAATAATTAGCAAAGAATATCCAAAAGGTATTCCTAAAAGGGAGATTTTTTCTCTTTCCAAAGAATTTCAATACATGCCAGTCAAAGAGGTTTTGAAACTGATTAGAAAAAAAAATTCCGATTACCGACTTGGAGCAATTTCAATTTTAGATTGGAAGGCTCGAAATAAAAAGACTACACCAGAGGAGAAGTACAAAATTTACACGGGCTACATTGAAAATCATGAATATATTGATGATTGGGGAATGGTAGACAGAGCAGCGCCTTATGTAGTTGGTGGTTATCTGTACGATAAGGACCGAAAGCCATTATATGAATTAGCGGAATCCACTAATCCAATGGAACGAAGAACTTCTATTGTAAGTACTTATTACTTCATTAGGAAAAATGAAATAGAGGACACATTCAAGATTGCTGAATTGTTAGTTAATGACACCGAACATTTTGTGCAAACGGCTGTAGGTAGCTGGGTTAGAGAAGCAGGAAAAAGAGATGAAAAGAGATTGAAAGCCTTTTTGAAAGACCATGCTGCAACTATACCGAGAGTCACTTTAAGACTCGCAATTGAAAAGTTTGACCTTGAAACACGAAAATACTATTTGGGTTTATGCAAACAGAAATAA
- a CDS encoding sensor histidine kinase, with translation MRDLLNLEIVTKTFDDLSHGVGIFHVEDLNDIKSIRYVFMNKIILYEMRKEKEEVFGKRIIEVAPEAYEHEGGLQVIETYRKVAAEGGNVNLGLVEYSNHMVAGKYECSVHHIQDNYVYVMLRNVTELEQTKIELEQKNEELSELTYIASHDLKEPVRNISSLIKLLTDENQDKLDEQSITTLSFISESAARMTRLINDLLDYSCIGGGGKELVTVDCKKLVAVIQQDIETILNDTNTTIELGELPKVKGFETELRLLFQNLISNSIKFRKPGVPPKITISAKEKNGWTFTIQDNGIGIPNEQKEKIFSIFQRLHSNSEYEGTGIGLAHCKKIVEMHKGKIWVDSKEGEGSTFYFTIPNL, from the coding sequence ATGAGAGACTTACTGAATCTTGAAATTGTCACCAAGACCTTTGACGACTTATCGCATGGCGTAGGTATTTTTCATGTTGAGGACTTAAATGATATCAAAAGCATTCGGTATGTTTTTATGAATAAGATAATCCTTTATGAGATGAGAAAGGAAAAGGAGGAAGTTTTCGGAAAAAGGATTATTGAAGTTGCTCCTGAGGCTTATGAACATGAAGGAGGCTTACAAGTGATTGAAACTTACAGAAAAGTAGCAGCAGAAGGCGGAAATGTAAATTTGGGATTGGTTGAATATTCCAATCATATGGTGGCAGGTAAATATGAATGTTCAGTCCACCACATTCAGGACAATTACGTTTATGTAATGCTGAGGAATGTAACTGAACTAGAGCAAACAAAAATTGAGCTGGAACAAAAGAACGAGGAACTAAGTGAGCTTACTTACATCGCCTCTCATGATTTAAAAGAACCCGTGCGAAATATTTCTAGTCTGATAAAATTGCTTACCGATGAGAATCAAGACAAATTAGATGAGCAATCAATTACTACATTAAGTTTTATTTCTGAATCAGCCGCGAGAATGACTCGGCTAATTAATGACCTTTTGGATTATAGCTGTATTGGAGGAGGCGGAAAAGAATTGGTAACGGTGGACTGTAAAAAACTAGTTGCAGTTATTCAGCAAGATATAGAAACTATTCTAAATGATACGAACACTACCATTGAGCTTGGGGAATTACCAAAAGTCAAGGGCTTTGAAACGGAACTCCGATTGCTTTTTCAGAATTTGATTAGCAATAGTATTAAATTTCGTAAGCCTGGAGTACCACCCAAGATTACAATATCAGCCAAAGAAAAGAATGGTTGGACATTTACCATCCAAGATAATGGCATCGGAATTCCGAATGAACAAAAAGAAAAGATCTTTAGTATTTTCCAACGCCTTCACAGTAATTCTGAGTATGAAGGCACTGGCATCGGACTTGCCCATTGTAAGAAAATAGTTGAAATGCATAAGGGTAAAATATGGGTAGATTCTAAAGAAGGGGAGGGAAGTACCTTCTATTTTACAATTCCGAACCTATAG
- a CDS encoding VOC family protein, translating into MKSKNPAVWFEIYVDDLKRAQEFYEEVLNLKLNELPTPKDVQGEMKMMAFPMDMNGEGASGTLVKMKGFDAGNNSTIVYFQSEDCAIEERKISSAGGQVFKSKQSLGEYGFMILAIDTEGNMFGVHSQK; encoded by the coding sequence ATGAAATCTAAAAATCCAGCTGTTTGGTTCGAAATATATGTAGACGACCTAAAAAGAGCGCAAGAATTTTATGAAGAAGTCCTTAACTTAAAGTTAAATGAATTACCAACACCAAAAGATGTTCAAGGTGAAATGAAAATGATGGCCTTCCCAATGGATATGAATGGAGAGGGAGCAAGTGGTACATTGGTAAAAATGAAAGGTTTTGATGCAGGTAATAATTCTACCATAGTATATTTTCAAAGCGAAGATTGTGCAATTGAAGAAAGGAAAATTAGTAGTGCCGGTGGTCAAGTATTTAAATCAAAACAATCTTTGGGGGAATATGGGTTTATGATTTTGGCTATTGATACTGAAGGAAATATGTTTGGCGTGCATTCTCAAAAATAA
- a CDS encoding YdeI/OmpD-associated family protein, which yields MNPKVDWFFDKDTNWQKEYKTLRTLVLDCGLTEELKWGVPCYTFQENNIVLIHGFKDYCALLFHKGVLLDDPEKLLIQQTENVQSARQMRFTDVKGINKLELIIKAYIFEAIEVEKAGVEVKMKKTSEFEMPEELNQAFENNSELKTAFYELTPGRQRGYLLFFSQAKQSKTRASRIEKSMPKIFAGKGLND from the coding sequence ATGAATCCGAAAGTAGATTGGTTTTTCGATAAGGACACAAATTGGCAAAAGGAATATAAAACCCTTCGAACTCTTGTTTTAGACTGTGGATTAACTGAAGAGTTAAAGTGGGGAGTGCCATGTTATACATTCCAAGAAAATAATATTGTACTCATTCATGGTTTTAAAGACTATTGTGCTCTACTTTTTCATAAAGGAGTCTTGCTAGACGATCCCGAAAAATTGCTCATACAACAAACCGAAAATGTTCAATCAGCTCGACAAATGCGATTCACTGATGTCAAAGGAATTAACAAACTAGAGTTAATTATCAAAGCATACATTTTTGAAGCTATTGAAGTAGAAAAAGCTGGAGTGGAAGTAAAAATGAAAAAGACTTCCGAATTTGAAATGCCAGAAGAACTTAATCAAGCTTTTGAAAATAATTCTGAGCTAAAAACTGCCTTTTATGAATTGACACCTGGCAGACAAAGAGGTTATTTGCTTTTTTTCTCACAAGCCAAACAATCAAAAACACGTGCATCAAGAATTGAAAAGTCAATGCCAAAAATATTTGCGGGAAAAGGATTGAATGATTGA
- a CDS encoding REP-associated tyrosine transposase encodes MGFEYVVKDQGAPYFVTFTVHQWVDVFTRKIYSDLLIESIDYCQQHKGLKVYAWVIMSNHCHFILQAADENLSDVIRDFKKFTSKKIFKAIKDNPKESRKAWLLRALSYKEKIWFWKEGYHGEEIVNSDFFESKLNYIHMNPVKAGIVEKEEDYLLSSAGCYSGLRSSCIPIADYA; translated from the coding sequence ATGGGATTTGAATATGTAGTGAAAGATCAAGGAGCTCCCTACTTTGTGACTTTTACAGTTCACCAGTGGGTTGATGTTTTTACCAGAAAGATTTACAGTGACTTATTAATAGAAAGTATCGATTATTGTCAGCAACATAAAGGACTGAAAGTTTATGCATGGGTAATTATGAGTAATCACTGCCATTTCATTCTTCAGGCCGCTGATGAAAACTTAAGTGATGTCATTAGAGACTTCAAAAAATTCACGTCTAAAAAGATATTTAAAGCCATCAAAGATAATCCGAAGGAGAGTAGAAAAGCATGGTTGCTGCGTGCTTTAAGTTATAAGGAGAAGATTTGGTTTTGGAAAGAAGGCTATCATGGGGAAGAAATTGTGAACTCAGATTTTTTTGAGTCGAAGCTTAATTATATTCATATGAATCCGGTAAAGGCTGGAATTGTTGAAAAGGAGGAGGACTATTTGTTAAGCAGTGCTGGGTGTTATAGTGGTTTGAGAAGTAGTTGTATTCCTATTGCTGACTATGCTTAG
- a CDS encoding VOC family protein produces the protein MTKIDPIIAVQNVNESSKWYQSVFNCKRTHGGDEFAVLADENNEVLVCLHKWGKHEHPTMKNPKITSGNGLILYFRTENMDLIRENLRRLKYPVEEEIHQNPNSTKMEFSVRDLDGYYLTITEFHKYEG, from the coding sequence ATGACAAAAATTGACCCAATAATAGCGGTTCAGAACGTTAACGAAAGTTCTAAATGGTATCAATCAGTTTTCAATTGTAAAAGAACTCACGGAGGAGATGAATTTGCAGTACTGGCAGATGAAAACAACGAGGTTTTGGTTTGCCTTCATAAATGGGGCAAACACGAACACCCAACAATGAAAAATCCAAAAATCACATCAGGAAATGGACTAATTCTATACTTTCGGACAGAAAATATGGATTTGATAAGAGAAAATTTAAGAAGATTAAAATACCCTGTAGAAGAGGAAATCCATCAAAACCCAAACTCAACAAAAATGGAATTTTCTGTGAGAGACCTAGATGGTTATTATTTAACGATAACGGAATTTCATAAATACGAAGGATGA
- a CDS encoding SRPBCC family protein → MDRITIKTSVKAEIEKVWNCWTKPEHITNWNFATDEWSCPNVENDLKPNGKFSWRMEAKDGSMGFDFDGTYEKIVDKELISYKMSDGRKVNIEFIKNDKEVVVSETFDAEGTNSDEQQRAGWQAILGNFKKYVESKIEM, encoded by the coding sequence ATGGATAGAATAACTATAAAAACATCTGTTAAAGCGGAAATTGAAAAAGTTTGGAACTGTTGGACTAAACCAGAGCATATAACAAACTGGAATTTTGCAACTGATGAATGGTCTTGCCCAAATGTAGAAAATGACCTAAAACCGAATGGAAAATTTTCTTGGAGAATGGAGGCAAAAGATGGTAGTATGGGATTTGACTTTGATGGAACATATGAAAAAATCGTTGATAAAGAACTGATTTCTTACAAAATGTCTGACGGACGAAAAGTCAATATTGAATTTATTAAAAATGACAAAGAAGTGGTTGTAAGTGAAACATTTGATGCGGAAGGAACAAATTCGGACGAACAGCAACGAGCGGGCTGGCAAGCGATTTTGGGGAATTTCAAAAAATATGTGGAATCGAAAATTGAAATGTAA
- a CDS encoding sensor histidine kinase, translated as MNSKRFKAIGILIVAVFFAAILFHGFYFIKNYQEAYLKFTKDVTLAFDTALKNYFEDLSESDVIVITDIQEGQNKNVKTDTSELSQAITRDFFQRFSESPFSKKGSKILEKKVKELDGLNITQILIEGNFQEEEVFLDKQNDIVMMAGRKAADSIFSMNSISNKLVISISRDTIDFDLLNKYFTDELRKKNVEIKYGIEYLRKDSLVGAYHGSLLQNLPLKYTADEDLLASKERINLAYENTSLNVLKEGLLNSSFSLAFFLLIVFVLAFLYKTIKNQKDLSEIKNDLINNITHEFKTPLATISSAIEGMQSFNPENDQEKNRKYLDVGQQQVGKMTGMVEKLLETATLDSEKLMIKKESINISEFCQELFDRYQNHHLDKKLVLKVEDISDTVMADRFHLENALSNLIDNALKYGGSEVSFAYKKLDDCHCFSVTDNGGNLSKAQAKRVFDKFYRIPQGNVHNVKGFGIGLYYSKKVIEKHHGKLELDISKNFTQFKACLP; from the coding sequence ATGAATTCAAAAAGATTTAAGGCTATCGGAATTTTAATTGTTGCTGTATTTTTCGCAGCCATTCTTTTCCATGGCTTTTACTTTATAAAAAATTATCAAGAGGCTTACCTTAAATTCACGAAGGACGTAACCCTTGCCTTTGATACTGCACTTAAAAACTACTTTGAAGATCTATCAGAATCCGATGTCATCGTCATTACTGACATTCAAGAAGGCCAGAATAAAAATGTAAAAACTGATACCTCAGAACTGAGTCAAGCGATTACTCGTGACTTTTTTCAACGTTTTAGCGAAAGTCCTTTCTCCAAAAAAGGCAGCAAAATCCTTGAGAAAAAGGTTAAGGAACTTGATGGCTTGAACATCACTCAAATTTTGATCGAGGGTAATTTTCAAGAAGAAGAAGTGTTTTTAGATAAACAAAATGACATTGTGATGATGGCGGGGAGAAAAGCAGCTGATAGTATTTTCTCCATGAACTCTATTAGCAATAAGTTAGTGATTTCCATAAGCCGAGACACTATCGACTTTGACTTGCTCAATAAGTACTTCACGGATGAGCTGAGAAAAAAGAATGTAGAAATAAAGTATGGGATAGAGTACTTGAGAAAGGACTCTCTTGTAGGCGCTTATCACGGATCCTTACTGCAAAATTTGCCATTAAAATATACCGCTGACGAAGATCTATTGGCCTCCAAAGAAAGAATCAATCTTGCTTACGAGAACACCTCTCTTAATGTGCTAAAGGAAGGATTACTGAATAGTAGTTTTTCTCTGGCCTTTTTCTTACTGATTGTATTTGTTTTGGCTTTCTTGTATAAAACGATTAAAAATCAGAAGGATTTATCAGAAATTAAAAATGATCTGATCAATAATATCACTCACGAATTTAAAACCCCCCTAGCCACTATTTCAAGTGCTATCGAAGGAATGCAATCTTTTAATCCAGAGAATGATCAAGAAAAGAATCGGAAATACCTTGACGTAGGACAACAACAGGTTGGAAAAATGACAGGCATGGTAGAAAAGTTATTGGAGACTGCCACTTTGGATAGCGAGAAATTGATGATCAAGAAAGAGTCCATCAACATTTCAGAATTTTGTCAGGAACTGTTTGATCGCTACCAAAACCATCATCTTGATAAGAAATTAGTCTTGAAGGTGGAAGATATCTCTGATACAGTTATGGCCGATAGATTTCATTTGGAAAATGCGCTATCCAACTTGATTGATAATGCATTGAAGTATGGTGGTAGTGAAGTTTCCTTCGCTTATAAAAAATTGGATGACTGCCATTGCTTTAGCGTGACGGATAATGGTGGGAATTTATCAAAGGCGCAAGCAAAGCGTGTATTTGATAAATTTTACAGAATCCCACAAGGAAATGTTCATAATGTGAAAGGCTTCGGTATTGGACTATATTACAGCAAAAAAGTAATCGAAAAGCATCATGGAAAACTTGAGTTAGATATTTCTAAAAATTTCACCCAATTTAAAGCCTGCCTGCCATGA
- a CDS encoding response regulator transcription factor translates to MTKKYKILLAEDEPSLGMILKESMESRGFEVNHSEDGEAAWQSYQSHQYDLLVLDVMMPKLDGFSLAQMVRKSDSYIPIIFLTAKSATQDLIEGFEKGGNDYIKKPFSMEELIVRAKALLERKSNPLHQEWLSLGKYQFHPGKQILKWQEQEEYLTHKESEVLKELILHKNELTDRSIILEKLWGNADFFNGRSMDVYISKLRKKLDKDSDLQILNIRGYGYKLVCS, encoded by the coding sequence ATGACTAAAAAATATAAAATATTGTTGGCAGAAGATGAGCCGTCTTTAGGAATGATTTTGAAAGAAAGCATGGAAAGCCGTGGCTTTGAAGTCAATCATAGTGAAGATGGCGAAGCGGCCTGGCAGTCTTATCAAAGCCATCAATATGATTTATTAGTACTAGATGTGATGATGCCGAAACTAGATGGATTTAGTTTAGCCCAAATGGTAAGGAAATCTGATAGCTATATTCCCATTATCTTTCTTACTGCCAAATCAGCTACACAAGACTTAATAGAAGGATTTGAAAAAGGAGGGAATGATTATATCAAAAAGCCATTTAGTATGGAAGAACTGATTGTAAGAGCCAAAGCACTATTGGAAAGAAAAAGCAATCCTTTACACCAAGAATGGCTCAGCCTTGGAAAATATCAATTCCATCCTGGCAAACAAATCCTTAAATGGCAAGAACAGGAAGAATATCTGACGCATAAAGAATCAGAGGTGCTCAAAGAATTGATCCTGCATAAAAACGAATTAACCGATCGCTCTATCATCCTGGAAAAGCTATGGGGAAATGCGGACTTTTTCAATGGCCGCAGTATGGATGTGTACATTAGCAAATTGCGCAAGAAGTTGGATAAAGATAGCGACTTACAGATCTTAAATATTCGCGGATACGGATATAAGCTGGTTTGTAGTTGA
- a CDS encoding MFS transporter encodes MKQERLINRPFIALSFSAFLFFASFNMIIPMLPDFLTSLGGGEYKGLIIALFTITAGISRPFSGKLADKIGRLPVMIFGAVVCFVAGLSYPFVTGIIAFFALRLLHGFSTGFTPTGNAAYVADIVPINRRGEAMGIIGVAISVGTASGNAIGGYIGSIYPIDYVFYASALSAIISIVILSGMNETLADRVSFNFGLLKLKRDEILEKKVIVPAIYMALSVYSFGLVLTIMPDYSAHLNISNKGLFFAVFVLASLGVRIVAGKISDKIGRVKVLKVSSFILAIAMVLIALSNSLISLMGAGVLFGIGVGMNSPTVFAWAIDLAEDHKRGKALATLYIFLEIGIGMGAFISGWVYENSTANFARTFYMGAGFALLAFVYLNIATAIRKMR; translated from the coding sequence ATGAAGCAAGAGCGCCTAATTAATCGTCCGTTTATTGCACTAAGTTTTAGTGCTTTTTTATTTTTCGCTAGCTTCAATATGATTATCCCTATGCTTCCTGATTTTTTGACAAGCTTAGGCGGAGGTGAATACAAAGGATTAATCATTGCTTTATTTACGATAACTGCGGGTATTTCAAGACCCTTTAGCGGGAAATTAGCAGATAAGATTGGGAGACTTCCTGTAATGATTTTCGGAGCTGTGGTTTGCTTTGTGGCAGGACTTAGCTACCCATTTGTAACCGGTATTATCGCATTTTTCGCATTGAGGCTCCTGCATGGATTTTCTACCGGTTTCACGCCCACTGGAAATGCAGCTTATGTGGCAGATATAGTTCCAATTAATAGAAGGGGAGAGGCTATGGGGATTATTGGCGTAGCTATTAGCGTAGGAACCGCTTCAGGAAATGCTATAGGCGGATATATCGGCAGTATATACCCCATCGACTATGTGTTTTATGCTTCGGCTTTAAGTGCGATAATCAGTATTGTGATTTTATCAGGCATGAATGAGACTTTGGCTGACAGGGTTAGTTTTAATTTTGGTCTGCTGAAGCTTAAAAGAGATGAAATCTTGGAGAAAAAAGTAATTGTTCCAGCGATCTATATGGCTTTAAGCGTTTACTCTTTTGGCTTAGTGCTCACTATAATGCCCGACTACAGTGCACATCTCAATATTAGCAATAAAGGTTTATTTTTTGCCGTATTTGTTTTGGCGTCATTGGGAGTGAGAATTGTGGCGGGCAAGATCTCCGATAAGATTGGCAGAGTGAAAGTGCTAAAAGTTTCTTCTTTTATTTTGGCAATAGCCATGGTCTTAATTGCACTTTCTAACTCCTTAATCAGTCTTATGGGTGCAGGAGTTTTATTTGGAATTGGTGTAGGGATGAATTCACCCACCGTCTTTGCATGGGCTATTGATCTGGCAGAAGACCACAAAAGGGGTAAAGCCCTCGCCACATTGTATATATTTCTGGAAATAGGCATAGGGATGGGAGCTTTTATCTCAGGTTGGGTTTATGAAAATTCTACAGCCAATTTTGCAAGAACATTTTACATGGGCGCTGGCTTTGCTTTGCTTGCTTTTGTGTATTTAAATATCGCTACAGCAATCAGAAAAATGAGGTAG